Proteins encoded together in one Amphiura filiformis unplaced genomic scaffold, Afil_fr2py scaffold_73, whole genome shotgun sequence window:
- the LOC140144694 gene encoding histamine N-methyltransferase B-like, which yields MLEIISGEIELVFLNKLLLRFPKIHTCVVEPCEELLTQYQHNMKEKATNLTFDWQNRTFEEFVKLQQENSLKYHFISACNSMYYVKNLNETLQSLHDMLAPGGILLITISAVFFFFIITYAGTGKVCRTFPYLGSETSSQNGSPNTASSSPHYRDSADVHDALRQLQIPYHIDTYTCHRMITRCFDEKESEEGNLVLDFLTHTFRFRDAPKDLFQQVLACIKDCSVQRGNDWFFQLEHVCFFITKPT from the exons ATGCTTGAAATCATTTCTG GTGAAATTGAACTCGTGTTCCTGAATAAGCTACTTCTCAGGTTTCCAAAGATTCATACCTGCGTTGTAGAGCCCTGTGAAGAGTTACTCACACAGTACCAGCACAATATGAAAGAGAAGGCGACGAATTTGACATTCGATTGGCAAAATCGTACATTCGAAGAGTTTGTAAAACTTCAACAAGAAAACAGTCTGAAGTACCACTTCATAAGTGCATGTAATTCAATGTACTATGTCAAAAACCTGAATGAAACACTACAAAGTCTTCATGATATGCTGGCGCCAGGTGGAATTCTGTTGATAACAATTTCCGCAG tcttcttcttcttcataatCACCTACGCTGGCACTGGAAAGGTATGCAGAACATTCCCCTATCTTGGATCTGAGACTTCATCACAGAATGGGTCACCAAACACCGCATCGTCATCACCCCATTATCGGGACTCGGCCGACGTACACGATGCATTACGTCAATTACAAATCCCGTATCACATAGATACTTACACATGTCATCGCATGATTACTCGGTGTTTTGATGAGAAAGAAAGTGAAGAGGGCAATCTAGTGCTTGATTTTCTGACTCATACGTTCAGATTCAGAGATGCGCCAAAGGATCTTTTTCAACAAGTATTGGCATGTATCAAAGATTGTTCTGTTCAGCGTGGTAATGATTGGTTCTTCCAATTAGAACACGTATGCTTTTTCATTACCAAACCTACATGA